Proteins found in one Streptomyces sp. CB09001 genomic segment:
- the araD gene encoding L-arabinonate dehydratase produces MTDRKSPEQLRSHQWYGTDGLRSFSHRARTRQLGYLPEEHLGKPVIAILNTWSDINPCHVHLRDRAQAVKRGVWQAGGFPLEFPVSTLSETFQKPTPMLYRNLLAMETEELLRSYPVDGAVLMGGCDKSTPALLMGAATVDLPAVFVPAGPMLPGHWRGETLGSGTDMWKYWDDKRAGLIGDCEMQELESGLARSPGHCMTMGTASTLTAAAEALGVTVPGASSIPAVDSGHDRMAAAAGLRIVELVHQDRKLSDILTADAFEDAVTTVLGLGGSTNAVIHLIAMAGRAGVTLTLDDFDRIARTVPVLANVRPGGQTYLMEDFHFAGGLPGFLSRITDLLHLDRPTVSHDTLREQLEGALVHHDDVIRTRDNPVASEGGVAVLRGNLCPDGAVIKHIAAEPHLLKHTGPAVVFDDYRTMQRTINDPELGITADSVLVLRNAGPKGGPGMPEYGMLPLPDHLLKQGVRDMVRISDARMSGTSYGACVLHVAPESYVGGPLALVRTGDSITLDVGARSLRLNVDDEELERRRAAWTPPPARYERGYGALYNEQITQADTGCDFEFLARPGKVRDPYAG; encoded by the coding sequence ATGACCGACCGGAAGTCGCCCGAACAGCTCCGCAGCCACCAGTGGTACGGCACGGACGGCCTGCGCTCCTTCAGCCACCGCGCCCGCACCCGCCAGCTCGGCTACCTGCCCGAGGAGCACCTCGGCAAGCCCGTCATCGCGATCCTCAACACCTGGTCCGACATCAACCCCTGCCACGTCCACCTGCGCGACCGCGCCCAGGCGGTCAAGCGCGGGGTGTGGCAGGCGGGCGGGTTCCCGCTGGAGTTCCCGGTCTCCACGCTCAGCGAGACCTTCCAGAAGCCGACCCCCATGCTGTACCGCAACCTCCTCGCCATGGAGACCGAGGAGCTGCTGCGCTCCTACCCGGTCGACGGCGCCGTGCTGATGGGCGGCTGCGACAAGTCCACGCCCGCCCTGCTCATGGGTGCCGCCACGGTGGACCTGCCCGCGGTGTTCGTCCCCGCCGGGCCCATGCTCCCCGGGCACTGGCGCGGCGAGACCCTCGGCTCCGGCACCGACATGTGGAAGTACTGGGACGACAAGCGGGCCGGTCTCATCGGCGACTGCGAGATGCAGGAGCTGGAGAGCGGCCTGGCCCGCTCGCCCGGCCACTGCATGACGATGGGCACCGCCTCCACGCTGACCGCCGCCGCCGAGGCCCTCGGCGTCACGGTTCCGGGCGCCTCCAGCATCCCGGCCGTCGACTCCGGGCACGACCGGATGGCCGCCGCGGCCGGACTGCGCATCGTCGAACTGGTCCACCAGGACCGGAAACTCAGCGACATCCTCACCGCCGACGCCTTCGAGGACGCCGTCACCACCGTCCTCGGCCTCGGCGGCTCCACCAACGCCGTGATCCACCTGATCGCCATGGCGGGCCGGGCCGGAGTCACCCTCACCCTGGACGACTTCGACCGGATCGCCCGCACCGTCCCGGTGCTCGCCAACGTCCGCCCCGGCGGACAGACCTACCTGATGGAGGACTTCCACTTCGCCGGCGGCCTGCCCGGCTTCCTCTCCCGCATCACCGACCTGCTCCACCTCGACCGGCCCACCGTCTCGCACGACACCCTGCGCGAGCAGCTGGAGGGCGCCCTCGTCCACCACGACGACGTCATCAGGACCCGTGACAACCCGGTCGCGAGCGAGGGCGGGGTCGCCGTACTGCGCGGCAACCTGTGCCCGGACGGCGCGGTCATCAAGCACATCGCCGCCGAGCCGCACCTGCTCAAGCACACCGGTCCCGCCGTCGTCTTCGACGACTACCGGACCATGCAGCGCACCATCAACGACCCGGAGCTGGGCATCACCGCCGACAGCGTGCTGGTGCTCCGCAACGCCGGGCCCAAGGGCGGCCCGGGCATGCCCGAGTACGGCATGCTGCCCCTCCCCGACCACCTGCTCAAGCAGGGCGTGCGGGACATGGTCCGGATCTCCGACGCCCGGATGAGCGGCACCAGTTACGGCGCGTGCGTGCTGCACGTGGCCCCCGAGTCGTACGTCGGCGGACCGCTCGCCCTGGTGCGCACCGGCGACTCCATCACCCTCGACGTCGGGGCGCGCTCCCTCCGGCTCAACGTGGACGACGAGGAGCTGGAGCGCCGCAGGGCCGCCTGGACCCCGCCGCCCGCCCGCTACGAGCGCGGCTACGGCGCGCTCTACAACGAACAGATCACCCAGGCCGACACCGGCTGCGACTTCGAGTTCCTGGCCCGGCCGGGCAAGGTGCGGGACCCCTACGCGGGCTGA
- a CDS encoding sugar ABC transporter permease, giving the protein MAQAAAVAKPPAPPRRRRASATPRRLPYLLIGPAALLMLGFIAYPVISVFYYSLQEYNPTKPWRNGFAGFDNFVRIFTEDPVFWDTLVFSAKWVFVEVGLQLLFGLALALIVNQTFVGRGIGRAMVFSPWAVSGVLTSAIWVLLYNSQTGVTRYLADMGIGSYGTSWLSDTSTVFSAAVVADLWRGVPFFAILILADLQSVSKDLYEAAEVDGASRLKQFWHITLPHLKDAIILSTLLRAVWEFNNVDLLYTLTGGGPAGETTTLPLYIANTSVDAHDFGYASALTTVAFVILLFCSIVYLRLSKFGGENK; this is encoded by the coding sequence ATGGCCCAAGCCGCAGCCGTGGCGAAACCGCCCGCGCCACCCCGGCGGCGCCGTGCCTCGGCCACGCCGCGCAGGCTCCCCTACCTGCTGATCGGACCGGCCGCCCTGCTGATGCTGGGCTTCATCGCCTACCCGGTCATCAGCGTCTTCTACTACAGCCTGCAGGAGTACAACCCCACCAAGCCGTGGCGGAACGGCTTCGCGGGCTTCGACAACTTCGTCAGGATCTTCACCGAGGACCCGGTGTTCTGGGACACCCTCGTCTTCAGCGCCAAGTGGGTCTTCGTCGAGGTCGGACTGCAGCTGCTCTTCGGACTGGCGCTGGCGCTCATCGTCAACCAGACCTTCGTGGGCCGGGGCATCGGGCGGGCCATGGTCTTCTCCCCGTGGGCCGTCTCCGGCGTCCTGACCTCCGCGATCTGGGTGCTGCTCTACAACTCCCAGACCGGCGTCACCCGCTACCTCGCGGACATGGGCATCGGCTCGTACGGCACCAGCTGGCTCTCCGACACCTCGACCGTGTTCTCCGCGGCGGTGGTCGCCGACCTCTGGCGCGGCGTGCCCTTCTTCGCGATCCTCATCCTCGCCGACCTCCAGTCCGTCTCCAAGGACCTGTACGAGGCCGCCGAGGTCGACGGGGCGAGCCGGCTCAAGCAGTTCTGGCACATCACGCTGCCGCACCTGAAGGACGCCATCATCCTGTCCACGCTGCTGCGCGCGGTGTGGGAGTTCAACAACGTCGACCTGCTCTACACCCTGACCGGCGGCGGACCCGCGGGCGAGACCACGACGTTGCCTCTGTACATCGCCAACACCAGCGTCGACGCCCACGACTTCGGCTACGCGTCGGCCCTCACCACGGTCGCGTTCGTGATCCTGCTCTTCTGCTCGATCGTCTACCTGCGGCTGAGCAAGTTCGGAGGCGAGAACAAGTGA